CGATCTCACCCCTCATCACCAGCCGTACCGCCAATCTGCGacgcttcctctctcttccctccccccacacatcaccaccaccaccaccaccaacctCTCAGCTTCGTTTttgagaggagggggtggggcggtTAGGGGTAACTCCGGTGGCCAAAGCAGCCGGGTagcggcacgcacgcacaaaacGCACGGAGACGCGACAATGCACAAGAGCAACCAGGAGCTGAGCGTGCCCAAGATAGTGGGAGACTTCAAGGTATACAGCGTGAGCGGCTCCCCATTCGAGGTTCCGGCCAAGTATACGCTGCTCAAGATCCTCGGGATGGGCGCCTACGGTATcgcgtgcagctgcttggATGGCGACACAGGCGAGAAGGTATCCATCAAGAAGTGTCGCGACGTCTTCCGCGATGTCGAGGATGGCAAGCGAGTGCTACGTGAGATCGACATGATGCGCTTCTTCCACCACGAAAACCTGCTCAACGTGGTGAACATTTTGCCACCGCTAAAGCGCGAATACAACGGCTTCGAAGACGTGTACGTGGTCACCCCGCTCATGGATGTAGACATGAATGTGGTACTGCGCTCGCGCCAGGTACTCGAGGAATCCCACATGCAGTACTTTGTCTACCAGATTCTGCGCGGCCTCAAGTACCTTCACAGCGCGAACGTCGCGCACCGCGACTTGAAGCCCGCCAATCTCGTTACAAACATTTCTTGTGAGCTCAAGATCATCGACTTTGGTCTGAGTCGGAGCGTCGACGTGCCGTACTCAGAACTTACCGATTACGTCATCACGCGTTGGTATCGCCCGCCGGAGCTGTTGCTGGAGAACACAAACTACTCCACCGCTGTGGACATCTGGTCTGTTGGGTGCATCTTTGCGGAGATGTACAACCGCAAGCCGGTCTTCCCAGGCCGCAACACGATGGACCAGTTACGCATGATCGCACAGCACATTGGCAAGCCTCCAGCCAGCATCGTCGAGCACCGCGAGGCACTAGAAAAGCTGAGTGAGCTGCCGGACGGGTCGCTTAGCATTCCAAAACTTGTTCCCGGTCTGGCCGGTAGCGCGGAAGGCATGGACTTTCTCGCCAAGATGTGGACACTAGACCCGAACAAGCGCCCGACCGCGGCGGACATGCTCGCCCACCCGTACCTGGCCCACCTGCATGACGAAGAAGATGAGCCCGTTTGCCCCGCCCCATTCCTCTGGTCACACGAGAGCACTCCGATGGGCGTCCCAGAGCTTCGTCGAGCCTTCTGGGACGACATTGTTGACTACAACCCGTCTCTTCCGCCGGCCATGCCGCCGGTGACGGCGGTTGGTGGCGGCAACTCAAAGAACGGCAGCGCCCACCATCACTAAACGCGAATCCTCGCTTGCAGTGTGTGACTCCCGGTCCAGCAAGCTACACCGCCATCAGTTGGAAAGGGATAGGCGGTTGGTAAGTAGAGACTGGGAGATGCAGGGATGAATGGGGGAATGAGGTGGACAAGCGGGCGAGAGCAGAAGTGGCGGCTCAGcagtgggagagaggagaggaccTACAGATTGCATGGCAGCagcgtttttctcttccttcacaccggcgtgcgtgtgtctgcgggTGAGTGTGCCAGCGCCCTTTAAGGTCGAGTGTGCGCCACACGCcaacatgcacacacacacacacctctaCAGACATAAACAGACACTCTCGCTCAATACGCCTACAGCGGGGGACTCCCGCACATACAAACATCCTGGGATATGGGGTACCGTTGATAGCGTTaccctctgtgtgtgtgtgtggggggggcTCGGCTCGGCTCggctcctttcctccccctctcctcgccttcccccctccccccattcGCCCTTCTCACTTCTACCTTACCCCAGGCGACCCCTCttgtgagtgtgtgggtgtctgtggCGGACACGAGGAGCCCATTATCGTCTGCTACACACCTTTCCACACCGACGCAGTGCGCATGCATGCGCATACCAGTGTCACTGTGAGGACATGGGTGTAAGCatcacctctctctgcaatggtggtggtggtgtgtgtgtgtgtgcgcgcgcgatGCGGCTCcgtcttcccctcccctctctctcgcccaaCCACCTCTTCTAGTCACTCCCTGGAAGTACGGCGCCACTCCTCGTCGTTGACGAGGATGGCGACTATGGTAGTCTCccacgcccctccccctcctcctctcctacCCACCCGTCCCCCGCCCGTTCGCACTCTCGCGCCGTCATGTCATCGCGGCTTTATCGTGTGCTTTTTCCTCTCGGTCGACTCGCTGCTTTCCCATCATGGCAGTGTTCGTGCTTCGCACtgccgtcatcgccgccgccaaagtCTTTGAagcaaagcgagagagagagagagagatcgtCTCTGATGAGCGGGGTGAGgtgcggaggaagagaggttGCGGCCATGATGTGTGAAATGGACCAGAGTTGATGGCACTCGGTATCCCCTAATATGATTATGGCTTtgtgtgttctctttttcggTTCCGGACAACGTTGGGCGTCCGTCTGTGGATGCGCAGGGTGtgtcttccccctcccttcacacttccccccccctctctctttctctctttcgagTGTTTCATGTGTCTCGTTGCcatttctcttttccctcctctcctctcgactcacctctcccccttcctctatTCACGGTGGTGGTAGACACTGTTGATGATGTACATAGCCTtcccctccactcccccACTCTACGCCTTTTGCTTATGGGCTTTAGTGGGCAGGCGGAGGAGTCATTCCACAATTTTTGTTGTCTCGCTTGGCTttcaccctccctctctccccctgcgtgtgtgtgtgcgtgtgtggtgtaCTCGTAGGAAATGGTGCGACaagaaggaaggaagggtgGATCGCATGAGGATACGATGGTGTGAGGCGTGAGTAAACGTTCTCGCAGCGTCACTCCGATGAAATGCCATCACCGAGTACTTCATCTTCTCGTTTTCCCATTCTGTTCGTCTGCGCGTCTTCGATCTCGCGAAATCGAGCCATTTTAACCGCTTGGCACCCCGTGCCTGTCCGCCGTCTTCATTCCCCACCACGACGGGGGttcagggggaggggagggggcggaaaaaatgggggggggggtgatgaTTCGTGCGTCGTGTTAATGATTGACTTGAAAGCAGCAAAATCCTCACTGATCGCGTTgacagcgccagcggcgtgGAGAGCGCAAGTAGGAAGAACACCAGATCGGTAGGCTCTGCTGCATGGAACTCGGACGCGCTCTAGTGCGGAAGGGTTCGGAATCGTATATTGGAATATGCCATCCTGGGTGCGTTGGacatcgctctctcccccgaAGGCCGGCCGatgtgtctgcgtgtgcgtgtgcgtatggatgtgtgtgtgtgtgtgtgtgtgtgtgtgtgtgtgtgcgggtgtgtatAACCTCTAATTTCCCCTTGTTTCTCTACTCGGTTACGTGGCCCCTGATGACCGGGgcacacctcagtgcgtggtatTCCCGAGTCAAGTCCCTACGGCGTAGGGATGTCGGTGCGACTTGTCGCCGGtcaggtcctggatggcgttgcgtcgaagcgagctgcgacagcgagcAGGTCTGTGCCACTCATATATGGCGGGCAGCGTGAccgcgtgactcgagcgtatcTCACGCGGCGGCCAGCCTGACGaaagcggctgtgaggcaaCCTGCGGAGTCGGGGGGTTGGGGAATAGGCGCAGAGTTTGAGGTCGCGGCGGTGCCCagatgactgagtcggcgTATTACTGCAGCCACGCGCGTCTGCAGCcgcttcgcaccgcgcgatcGGGCCGGTGGCCGGTGAGGAGGTCGAGTTGTCATTTTTGAGCTCATCCCTCCTATAACGGAGAAATGGACACGCCccggaagaggggagaagtgAAAAGAGGGGCGTACGCGTGCGATAAAAGAGGCGAAGTGGCGGCACTTtgacgcacccacacacccacgcgcgcacgcacgcacgcgctggACGCGGTGGCTGAGCACGCGAGAGGTCTCCAttgccacacacacctttTTGGGGAGCCTCTTCTTGTCTCGCTGTAACACTCCATCAGGCGTCACCAGAAAGGAAGCAAGTCGTTGTTCTGTGGGTGGTGGAGCGAGCCGGGCTACGCACAGGTATGGTTGTGTCTGTGCACCTCTCACTGTGGAACGGAGTATGATGAGCTACGCTTCACAATATGCAGCAtgcgccctcccccccccctcaatGCCCTCACACACGTTCTTCACctgtcccctctccctttaccttctctctttcgctctggGCGCtgtgccacacacgcacatcatTCTTTGCTCatcggtgtgtgcgtacgtgcgGGTATTGTGTACCTGCCCCTCTGCCtggctctctcgctctctcccctccccctcccactctgtTTCatcgctttccctctccctccttaAGCAGTATGTCACCCGCTGCTGTGTCacccgtccccctccccctcttcctcctcattcATCCCCCCTCGCCCGACGAAACCCAGCATACAAATTGGCTCGGTGGATAGTGCGTCAAGGCTGGCAAACGCGCGTTCCTACAACGCCCATGCGGCCTTCGGGTGTTTCTTCGTTGGTTTGGTGTTACCGGTGAGCGCAAGCGAGACGAGAAGCACAAAACGAAAGCGCATTGTGTGGAACTATTGCGGGCTTTGggtcagcagcggcaccgcagcggtaTTCCGGTGGGACACCTCTTGCGCTGTGGTTGACTAACGTCCTTAGGTATAACTCTTGTCGCCCGtctcttgttgttgttgttgttctgtCACTGTGTGTAAGAGGACGTGTGTGTTCGCTCGCTCGGCTTATCGTCGAGGCCTGTACTGCATAGACGCGCACCCTCCTATCcatcaccacctccgccaaTCATTACATTGCCTGTCCTTGCGCATCCAATACGGCAACCTTGTAGGCTACACACGCTTCCGCACAGGAGGAAGGGCCGCCTGatcccccacccaccccttctcctctgtggCGGTGtctgccctcttctctcacctTTCCTGGCTGactgtgttgtgtgtgtgtgggtgctcGAGTACTCCATAGAATATTCTCTTCTTATCAGCAGCAAAAAAGGTGGCGGGTGTCCACGCAGGGCACCcacaccgcctcctcctcccccccccctccctcccgctccccccttcctctttcgtCTTGGTTGCCTGCCGGCGTCCGCGTCGGTGTGTGTTAATTTTCTCGTCGTGTATTTTTATCGGAGCCGCTCCTGCGTGTCTTGGTGGAAACGACGACaagggtgggggaagggggaaagggggcgCAGCAAACGCGTTTGTGGATGCGCAACAGCCTAAAAAAGGGCCACGCTCACCTCCACGTGAAGCATCACACGCATTGTGTGTGAGACGTGTGAGCAACCCCAGAACGTCaaaccagcagcggctacgaCAAGGGCAAACGAGCCCTACCATCATCGTGACCAGCATCGCAGAGCTCAGGTGAGCTGGTACCCACTTGGGTATCGAGAGTTGCAACTACAATGGCGCCAGCACTCAATGGCAATAGTGCGTGGCGGGGCCGAAGTCCTGCCGCCGGATGGAAGAGAAACAGTCGATTGCTGGCGCTTCTCCTCGCGCTCCTGTGCGCCTCGCTTGCAGTAGTGACACCGGCGCTCGCGAACATGACGTTCTCTACAGCCAACGTGCAGGAAGCATCGCTATACCAAACAGTTCAGCTGAACTTGGAGTCGAACCCCCTAGCACAGGACCCGAGCATCACCACTGGCGACCTGATCTTTTTTGTTCTGTCGTCCAGCACCACGCAATGCGTGTATAATAACACCCCTACCGCGAGCACCCCCGGTTACTACACCGTCACGGccaccggcagcggtggctttACTGGCAGCCTTATCTTCACTGTTACGTCGACTGAGTTTACTGTGGGAGAGACGTACTACCCGTGCTATCTCTCGAACTCAGGGCACACAGCGACGCTTGTGCGGCGCGGCTATTTGGAGCCAGGTTCGTATGATACACTGACAGTGTGGCCCTCCACCTACACAAGCTTTAGCATGACCCCCACGAGCGCCAATGGCGGCGAGGGGCCTGTGAGCCTGTCCATCGTGCAGGCGGTGCAGAGCGGTCGCCCGATCAACCAGGGCCTCTCGGGAAGCTACACTATCCTGCTTGTGCCATGTGGGACCATCCTCGTGGGCAGCGACAACCTGCAGAGCGACTGCACCGACCTGAACACGCTGGTGACGGTGTGCGCCATGGTAAGTGCGGCCAGTACAACCCCAGCCAGCGTCGTCCCCCTCTCCAACCTGCAAGGTCAGTCCACCGGGAATGTAAAGGGCGGCTTCACCGTCCCCTACAGCCCCAACCCTAGCGGCTACTACATGTGCGTGCCGTACTGCCACAGTGCCTCTGCCGGCTGCGGTGGATCAGCGACGGCCATGTCCTTCACTGTCGTGACGGCCGCCTCAGTCACCAGCAACAACTACACTCTCGTCTTTGGCAGCGCTGATCCGGGAGTGTACAGCCGCATGCCGGAACGTACGCAGGCGCGCGAGAGCGGCCTCCTCTACTTCGCCGGCGCCGGTCTGAGTGCGAAAGACGCCGTCAAAGTTATTCGCAGAAGCGACACCTGCACTGCCAAAACGTCGGTGCTGCTCCCGAACCTCGAGCTcggggtgctgcagctgacggTGGCCACCAACGGCACGACCACAACGCAGGTATCGTTTATGGCGCCGGACCTCGTGTCAGCGCAGGTCGTGGGCCGCGTCTGCTACCAGCGCGCTGCCAGCGGCCTGTGGTCTACCACCTACCTCTCCGCCTCGAATCAGGCGGCGGATTTTACCATTGACATTCTGCAGCCAACCGGATTCAAAATAGCGAGCCCGACCATGGACCCCTCCGTCGGCGAGACCCTGACGCTAACCTTCCAAGGAGATGGTCTCGACAGCTCCCTAGATGAAGCCTACCTCTCCTCCAGCCCCGACGGCAACCCGTGCAACCGCGACGGAAGTGGAAGTTcatcaagcagcagcagcagcagcagctcaggGACATATAATCGTAACATGTACTTCACGTGCATGATGGACGGAAGCAGCACCACATCCCCAACGTGTACTGTCACGGTCGACCCCGAGGACACCAATGGGGCGATGACGCTGAGCGTGTGCTACCTGAAGGGTGGCAGCAGAGGACAGAGGAACTTTGCTCAAGTCAACGGCACGGTGGCGCTCCAGGCACGGAACCCGACCTATTCCGTGACACCGTACCCCATGTTTGCTGGCCAGTCGGTGACACTGACCTTCACGGGCGTGGGTCTGTACCCGGACGACCGGGTGCAGCTGATCGCGCCGGGCGGGACATGCGGGGACGAAAACGCCACTCTGACATCCGCCGCGATCTACACCGTCACGGAAGTTCTTCCGAGCGTAGCGTACCAGTATACCCTAGTCGGATCGGCCGAGACGTGCATCACGGTCTGTTACCGTCACCTGGGGTCAGACATGTGGGTCGTggcgcgcagcggcgacggcaggCCTCCCGTGTCGTCGAGCTGCGCGGCGTCGAACACCTACATCTCCGCGTTTCCGGTGCGGTACAACATCGTAAACCTTGGCACGAGCAACAGCACCGACCCCACCGCCGGTACCCTCCTCACCGTTGGCGAGACCGCGACGGTAAGCCTCACCGCCGCAAGAGGCCAGATactctccaccaccaccacgccgaCGGCCATCAAAGTGGTCCAGGCGCCGGACAGGTGCGTGACAGCACCGTGCGGCTTGGACCTccgcgctgcgtgcgccAACGTGCAGCTTGCCACCGATTACACTGGTGCCATTAGGAAAAGTGGCAGCGCCGGACTCACCGCCTCCATCCAGGTGAGtgaggcagaggtgcgcTATGTTGTTTGTGTGGAGACCTCCAGCACCTCGAAGACGTACGTGCCGGTCCTGTCCTCCTCGCAGACATCGGCGACCAGCACCACCTTCGGTTTCACCACGACCTTCCGGAACCCAACGCTGGCGTCGCAAACTCCGAGCACGTGGCGAGTCGCCATGAGCACCCTGCAGACAACCTTCAGCGGGTCAAGCCTGGACGCGAGGGCGAATATCGTATACGCCGTTGAGACGAGCGCGCTACTGGCCGCCTACACGACAAGCGAAGGCATCTTCGTGGCAGTGTGCCCGCCCGTGTCGCAGGTGCCGGCGACAGTGCTGGTGTCCACGATGGACAtagagggcagcagcagcagcaccttaACTATGGCCTCCTACACCCGTGCAGACAGGCTGTACGACGGTCAGCACGTGTACCTGTGTTACTCATGGTCGGCCGGCAACGGCGACTCGCACATCACGATGGCGGGCATGGTGACTGTGTCAGCAGCGATCCCGTCCTCCTTCGAGTGGCTGGCCCCCGTAGAAACGAGCAGCTTGCGCGCCGGGCAGTCGATCCAGCTCAGCTTCACCAGCAACCTCACAAGCCTGTCCGCCAAGAGCGACGTCGTCTACTTCTACAAATATGTTCAGTCATCGAGCCCGAACCCGGACTGTTACTGCGACGCGACGGCGTGTGCGACCGGGACGCGCGTCACCTACACCTCCAACACCACCTTCACCTCGGCGACGACAAACATGACCGACGACACCACCATCTACACCTCCTCGCTTGGCTTCAGCAACTACAACTACAGTGCCATCTACATCATCTGCTACACCGCCTTTGGGCAGTCTGCCGACACCTACATGGGCCGTGTAATGGTGGGCCTGGCGAACCCGTCGTACTACACCGTCTCCAGCGTAGCCGCGCCTCTTAACCAGGTCGGTGCACCGATCACCATTACGGCGACTCGCCGCTGTATGACGACAGCGTGTGCGCTAACGCTTCAAGACTCGCTGCGTTTGGTGCCCAGCAACGTGCAGTGCTTTCAGCTCTCGTCCGACAGCCCCAGCGATGACGCGTCATCGGCAGAGGAGGCATCCGTGCAGGCCATCGGCAACCCAGTCCTGAGCCCCGGCGAGCTCTCCCTTGAGCGCAGGTTCGTCGTGGATGTCGAGGGAACGTACCGCGTGTGCTACCGCCTCGCGAGCGAGACGACCTACAGTGACCTCGTCTTCTCCACCAGGTACGTGCGCTCTGTGCTGACGGTGACGACGGCGAATCCTCAGCAAGTCACATCAATACCAAGCGCCCCCTCCGCTGGGCAGTTTGTCATCATGAATATCAGCtgcgcgacgacgacaacgctGTGTAGCATCTGCACGATGCTGCGGCTTGTGCCGGGGGTGCGCGCGAGCTGCTGGGAAACGGTGTCGGGGACGTATAGCAGCGACTCGTGCCTGACGACAAGATCGGTACAGTACCCGAACCAGTACTTTCTGGAGGGCATCTACACGGTATGCTACGGCAGCAGCTACTTCACATCGCGCCGCATCCCTGGCACCTTCACGGTGACCCCCGCGAACCCGTCAAGCTACGCCCCGACGGAGCT
This genomic window from Leishmania braziliensis MHOM/BR/75/M2904 complete genome, chromosome 10 contains:
- a CDS encoding putative mitogen-activated protein kinase 3 is translated as MHKSNQELSVPKIVGDFKVYSVSGSPFEVPAKYTLLKILGMGAYGIACSCLDGDTGEKVSIKKCRDVFRDVEDGKRVLREIDMMRFFHHENLLNVVNILPPLKREYNGFEDVYVVTPLMDVDMNVVLRSRQVLEESHMQYFVYQILRGLKYLHSANVAHRDLKPANLVTNISCELKIIDFGLSRSVDVPYSELTDYVITRWYRPPELLLENTNYSTAVDIWSVGCIFAEMYNRKPVFPGRNTMDQLRMIAQHIGKPPASIVEHREALEKLSELPDGSLSIPKLVPGLAGSAEGMDFLAKMWTLDPNKRPTAADMLAHPYLAHLHDEEDEPVCPAPFLWSHESTPMGVPELRRAFWDDIVDYNPSLPPAMPPVTAVGGGNSKNGSAHHH